A portion of the Parasedimentitalea marina genome contains these proteins:
- a CDS encoding class I SAM-dependent methyltransferase gives MLPTDKKFTGSIPEFYDTYLVPLIFTDCAEDLAQRVSARTPASVLEIAAGSGVVPRALAPLLPPETRYVVTDLNPAMLDHAKHCQDAPNGIEWLQADALDLPFDADSFDVAHCQHGVMFFPDRISGFQQIHRVLKPGGTFIFNVWDTIAENEFANVVTEVAATFFPQDPPQFLARTPHGYSDRDQIKSDLQAAGFAEIELETRSGISAAPSARHPAIAYCQGTPLRGEIESRDAGRLSDITDQAARVIADRFGDGPVQGKIQSHVVTATAAV, from the coding sequence ATGCTCCCGACTGACAAGAAATTCACCGGCTCCATTCCAGAATTCTATGACACCTATCTGGTGCCTCTCATTTTCACTGACTGCGCTGAGGACCTGGCGCAACGAGTATCTGCCCGCACTCCAGCCTCGGTGCTGGAGATTGCTGCGGGCAGCGGTGTCGTACCTCGGGCTCTGGCGCCGCTCCTACCACCCGAAACGCGCTATGTGGTGACCGACCTCAACCCTGCCATGCTAGACCATGCGAAACACTGCCAGGATGCTCCCAATGGCATCGAATGGCTGCAAGCCGACGCCCTGGACCTTCCTTTTGATGCTGACAGTTTTGATGTCGCGCACTGCCAGCACGGTGTCATGTTCTTTCCCGATAGGATTTCCGGGTTCCAACAAATTCACCGGGTCCTTAAACCCGGCGGCACTTTCATCTTCAATGTTTGGGACACAATCGCTGAGAACGAGTTTGCTAACGTCGTCACCGAGGTAGCGGCCACGTTCTTTCCACAAGACCCGCCGCAATTTCTCGCAAGAACACCTCACGGCTATTCTGACCGCGATCAAATCAAGAGTGATTTGCAAGCTGCTGGTTTTGCCGAGATTGAGCTGGAAACCCGGTCAGGTATCAGCGCCGCCCCGTCGGCCCGACATCCGGCTATCGCCTACTGCCAAGGCACCCCGTTACGTGGCGAGATTGAATCGCGCGATGCCGGACGATTAAGTGACATCACGGATCAGGCCGCTCGCGTAATTGCCGACAGATTTGGGGACGGCCCAGTTCAGGGTAAAATCCAGTCCCATGTTGTGACAGCAACGGCAGCTGTCTGA